A segment of the Allosaccharopolyspora coralli genome:
CCGGTCCAGCTCGTCCGGATCGGCGAGCAGCTCCTTCGTACGTTCCCGCACGGGACGCAGGTGTTCGATCACGGCCTCCGCGGTCGCCTCCTTCAGTGCGCCGTACGACGAGTACTCCGCGGCGAGGCCGTATGGGGTCGTTGCTCGACAGGCGCCGAGGATCTCCAGCAGGTTCGACACGCCCGGCTGGTCGTCCGGTGCGTACCGCACCGTGCCGAGATCGTCGGTCACCGCGCGGCGCACCTTGCGGCGTACGAGGTCTGGCTCGTCGAGGACCTGGACCACGCCCACCGAGGAGCCGGCGGACTTCGCCATCTTCCGCGTCGGGTCGGACAGGTCCAGGATCCGCGCTGCCGTGGGGGCGACCGTGGCGCGCGGGACCGCGAAGACCTCCCCGTACTCGGAGTTGAACCGGCGGGCCAGCGTCCGCGCGAGCTCGACGTGTTGGTCCTGGTCGCTTCCGACCGGAACCTCGGTCGCGCCCTGCAGCAGGATGTCGGCCGCCATCAGCGCGGGGTACGTCAGCAGGCCCAGGCGGACCGACTGCTGTTCACCGGCCTTCTCCTTGAACTGGATCATCCGTGCCGCCTCGCCATAGCTGCAGGTGCATTCGAGCACCCAGTTCAGCGCGCCGAGCTCACCCGCGAGGTCGGACTGGACGAAGACCGAGTCCGTGTCGATGCCCGCCGCCACCAGCACGGCGAACGACTCCCTGGTCAGCGTGCGCAGTGTCGACGGCCGGTAGGAGACCGTCATGGCGTGCATGTCGGAGATGAAGAAAAGGTCGTCCGGCGCCCGTTCGGCGGCCCACCGGGCGACCGCCCCCAGATGATTGCCCAGATGGATGTGGCCGGACGGGGTGACGCCGGACAGACGTGGCATGGTTGTTCCTCCCTGCCTGCCGCCATCAGGGAGGACGCGTCATCCGCTCGCCGCCTGTTGGCGGCCGGACGGTTGCGTGTGCGAGATCAGTGCACGACGGGTCGGGGCCGCTCGTCGGCGGCCCACCAGTTACCCGAATGCGTGTGCACGCAATGAATTCTACCGGTCGGACGATCGGCATCAGACCCACGGGGGCACTACGCTGGAACCATGTATGTGGTGTTGGTGAATTACACGGCTCCGCTGGCCGACATCGACAACGCGCTGGCGGATCATTCCGACTGGATCGCCCGGCACTATGAATCGGGCGATTTCATCGCCGCGGGCAGGCGCGACCCGCACACCGGAGGTGTCATCATCGCCAGGCCGATGGTGCGCGGGCAGCTGGACGCGATCCTCGCGACCGACCCGTACGCGATCCAGCGGCTCGTACGGTACGAGGTGATCGAGTTCCAGGC
Coding sequences within it:
- the trpS gene encoding tryptophan--tRNA ligase, producing the protein MPRLSGVTPSGHIHLGNHLGAVARWAAERAPDDLFFISDMHAMTVSYRPSTLRTLTRESFAVLVAAGIDTDSVFVQSDLAGELGALNWVLECTCSYGEAARMIQFKEKAGEQQSVRLGLLTYPALMAADILLQGATEVPVGSDQDQHVELARTLARRFNSEYGEVFAVPRATVAPTAARILDLSDPTRKMAKSAGSSVGVVQVLDEPDLVRRKVRRAVTDDLGTVRYAPDDQPGVSNLLEILGACRATTPYGLAAEYSSYGALKEATAEAVIEHLRPVRERTKELLADPDELDRSRARGATRAADRAQPRLSAALRLAGLR
- a CDS encoding YciI family protein, translating into MYVVLVNYTAPLADIDNALADHSDWIARHYESGDFIAAGRRDPHTGGVIIARPMVRGQLDAILATDPYAIQRLVRYEVIEFQALLTIPELAHYADHLAPTRD